The proteins below come from a single Danio aesculapii chromosome 25, fDanAes4.1, whole genome shotgun sequence genomic window:
- the LOC130219154 gene encoding zinc finger C3H1 domain-containing protein: MESNPSCASPQGEELEDGEIFDDEPQQQNARPPRRPRPCRPYRRARLPGPVIGSAAGPPRPPHPAFPCELRQAFESAPRSGFWERSHGALTGRFRYRAQRPQDWPPRDWQQQRFPENHRTDSPGRKPQKSVRAAARRNPPLSKSEPVDESFEDLLLKYKQIQLELECIRKEERAALEDEEPPVHRADGGAAPQESVEEQQQKKSFQAFNIRPLRQKLLTPAERDALNCRAAQENTHALENTQQNTDTQEDTQQKTADTTADDAVKDEDSESDLNISTVSDDTPVVIRKKEDEDEVSELQLRLLALQSASRKWQQKEKQVLKESKEKMESKEKKTEKISSASAERISPRAAERSRAARTPVEKSRPANRAKKPAHLTKQALRKQQLRTWKLKQEAQRQQQEQEEERRRREDEIRRIRDLSNQDEQYNRFMRLVGSRRPSRSKSADSGKLKQSLDTSGCLYQYDNYDEVAMDTDSETNSPAASPTHDALPMFPLESTPHRQVQHGECVRVFAAPPLPPLPPPDEDEPPPKPPFADEEEEEEMLLREELLKSLANRRAPRAEGVSSISGPPSPSLRSAGQSRSNLSTVSLNTVVSHTRALKFIRTHPAPKAPFVLPRHKAVVVRLNASDDSDSEAESCGAAQSVFGGLESMIKEARRTAEAAKPKHSVSEKENNPLKSAEAGADSRKMENRLLRESVCSVDPLRSAALDLLVASPAGSDSELELMSRAVELQDRLVQHRAQLSKDEALLKQLLLQEQKKKESLKAAEGKVLRLKEQLLASEKIVSANRVLLRKLQEQVHRVQHRVSVKQQQAVRMEKGLQQTQAPLKRRAIATVYSPLKRVCVGQSDVQYAELIAQKRRLQQLESEYALKIQKLKEAQALRQADPRPAAPPPPSPAALYPLPQPSLHDLTQDKLALSSGGEEEEQQTPTAEPPTTRRRSFRESGSSTRPKLSPPEPHAVPAAVPVDVPAAAPTLPSAATSAPAGLPELLPGLTVEDLRRRYTRTAGVAELLRDTPTAEHHGKVLQVDFELPRPQSRVELKPEPFGVYHSPLLAFRSYRFSPYFRTKEKLSLRSLSFSNAIEPKKSFCRFDLTGTCNADDCAWQHMRNCTLSESLLFQDILSYCLPLIGCDDSSSASDISTATEKYMKKLFGANKDRMGTDQKAVLLVSKVNERLKHIPPFTTHKAQRRWRPEAQRLKTLPEEEEQLTVGLSAPARHDAAVPDRRCWTDVCVTQDDKRYFDSETDDISNLETSVLENPTHTQLWIKLAYRYLSQRDSSVSECLDAALNTLSRALEDNAEHAELWSHYLTLFTRRASRDELQEMCEMAVEHAPHYSVWWTYVSVESRFEGKDFVAARLVSHLLDAPDLQPDLRSFQLLETLLYRAQLSVFSGRTRSATHTLKIALNSSAASRLTLPHRALLWLSFIHLLELQRLPSSLFDPADSNPSRTVSTEPFLIPWRPAQDTHTPAEQLIQLFTDALARCTDEGLSSAEQIQACFPLHSNFIHLLQHLHRCDEALAQCERLLEVCPLYCPLLEVTAALQPDGAAELWMNTHSQHSTSAHLFYQLSRCLQTQGKLSVLEDLFGRFMRSLCQSVPEQIRPLDVLRHILGVPTDLRAPVLKEDLQEELKDQLPYLHLLHCLWQVVYGNVREAVDAFEKALGAVTQLELIHTLWLDYLSFSRQQVCSPQPSARELKMFSSLVLRCLQTVPVRLLVPFSSAQYWSSYSFHNQVVSFYLGCFPKSQHSLILEKLQHIMPTNTDLAIRLLQQEWQDGNIEHFKLQSRMLCSSFPTCLAIWKM; encoded by the exons ATGGAGTCGAACCCGAGCTGCGCTTCTCCCCAAGGGGAGGAGCTGGAGGACGGAGAGATCTTCGACGATGAGCCGCAGCAGCAGAACGCGAGACCCCCGCGGCGGCCCCGGCCCTGCCGCCCGTACCGGAGAGCGCGTCTACCGGGGCCGGTGATAGGCAGCGCCGCGGGGCCGCCGAGGCCCCCGCACCCGGCCTTTCCATGCGAGCTCCGGCAGGCCTTCGAGTCCGCGCCGCGTTCCGGCTTCTGGGAGCGGAGTCACGGAGCGCTCACGGGCCGCTTCAGGTACCGCGCTCAGCGGCCGCAGGACTGGCCGCCCCGGGACTGGCAGCAGCAGCGCTTCCCGGAGAACCACCGGACAGACTCCCCCGGCAGGAAACCGC AGAAGAGTGTGCGCGCGGCGGCCCGCAGGAATCCTCCGCTCAGTAAAAGCGAGCCGGTGGACGAGAGCTTCGAGGACCTGCTGCTGAAGTACAAGCAGATCCAGCTGGAGCTGGAGTGCATCCGCAAGGAGGAGCGCGCCGCCCTGGAGGACGAGGAGCCGCCGGTGCACAGGGCAGATGGAGGAGCGGCGCCGCAGGAGtctgtggaggagcagcagcagaagaagagcTTTCAGGCCTTCAACATCCGCCCGCTGAGGCAGAAGCTGCTGACGCCTGCAGAGAGAGACGCGCTCAACTGCAGAGCGGCGCAGGAGAACACACACGCACTGGAGAACACGCAACAGAACACGGACACGCAAGAGGACACGCAGCAGAAAACAGCGGACACCACTGCAGATGACG cTGTGAAGGACGAGGACTCTGAATCAGACCTCAACATCTCCACTGTGAGTGACGACACTCCAGTCGTCATCCgcaag aaGGAGGATGAGGACGAAGTGTCGGAGCTGCAGCTGCGTCTCCTCGCTCTACAGTCCGCCAGCAGGAAGTGGCAGCAGAAGGAGAAGCAGGTGCTGAAGGAGAGCAAGGAGAAGATGGAGAGCAAGGAGAAGAAGACGGAGAAGATCAGCTCAGCGTCTGCGGAGAGGATCAGCCCGAGAGCAGCAGAGAGATCCAGAGCTGCCAGAACACCTGTGGAGAAGAGCAGACCAGCCAACAGAGCCAAGAAACCTGCACACCTGA ccaAGCAGGCTCTGAGGAAGCAGCAGTTGCGCACCTGGAAGCTGAAGCAGGAGGCGCAGCGGCAGCAGCAGGAGCAGGAGGAGGAGCGGCGGCGGCGGGAGGACGAGATCCGCAGGATCCGGGATCTGTCCAATCAGGACGAGCAGTACAACCGCTTCATGAGGCTGGTGGGCTCCAGACGGCCGTCCCGCAGCAAG tccGCAGACTCAGGGAAGCTGAAGCAGAGTCTGGACACGTCCGGCTGCCTCTACCAGTATGACAACTATGATGAGGTCGCCATGGATACTGACAGCGAAACCAACTcaccag CCGCGTCCCCTACCCATGATGCACTGCCCATGTTCCCGCTGGAGTCCACACCTCACCGACAG gtccaGCATggggagtgtgtgcgtgtgtttgctgCTCCTCCGCTGCCGCCGCTGCCTCCTCCTGATGAAGACGAGCCGCCGCCGAAACCGCCGTTCgctgatgaagaggaggaagaggagatgCTGCTGCGAGAGGAGCTGCTGAAGAGCCTGGCTAACCGCAGAGCGCCCCGCGCAGAG GGTGTGTCCAGCATCAGTGGTCCTCCGTCTCCGTCTCTCAGGTCTGCAGGTCAGAGCAGGAGTAACCTCAGCACCGTCAGCCTCAACACCGTCGTCTCACACACTCGCGCGCTCAAGTTCATACGCACGCATCCTGCTCCCAAAGCCCCGTttgtg ctgCCGCGGCACAAGGCTGTAGTGGTGCGTCTGAACGCGTCTGATGACAGCGACTCTGAGGCCGAGAGCTGCGGCGCTGCGCAGAGTGTGTTTGGAGGACTGGAGTCCATGATTAAAGAGGCCCGGCGGAccgcagag GCAGCCAAACCCAAGCATTCGGTGAGTGAGAAGGAGAATAACCCTCTGAAGAGCGCTGAAGCCGGAGCCGACAGCAGGAAGATGGAGAACCGGCTgctgagagagagtgtgtgcag tgtggaCCCCCTGCGCTCTGCTGCTCTGGATCTGCTGGTGGCGTCTCCTGCAGGCTCAGACTCAGAGCTGGAGCTGATGAGCCGAGCGGTGGAGCTGCAGGACAGGCTGGTGCAgcacag GGCTCAGCTCAGTAAAGACGAGGCTCTGCTGAAACAGCTGCTGCTGCAGGAGCAGAAGAAAAAGGAGTCTCTAAAGGCTGCAGAAGGGAAGGTGCTGCGTCTGAAGGAGCAGCTGCTGGCGTCTGAGAAGATCGTCAGCGCTAACAGAGTCCTGCTGCGCAAACTGCAGGAGcag GTGCACAGGGTCCAGCACCGGGTGAGTGTGAAGCAGCAGCAGGCGGTGCGGATGGAGAAGGGTCTGCAGCAGACTCAGGCCCCACTGAAGCGCAGAGCCATCGCCACGGTGTACTCG CCgctgaagcgtgtgtgtgtgggtcagtcaGATGTGCAGTACGCAGAGCTGATAGCGCAGAAGCGGCGCCTGCAGCAGCTGGAGTCAGAGTACGCCCTGAAGATCCAGAAGCTGAAGGAGGCGCAGGCGTTACGGCAGGCTGACCCGCGGCCCGCTGCCCCCCCGCCGCCGTCACCCGCCGCCCTGTACCCGCTGCCGCAGCCGTCTCTGCACGACCTGACGCAGGATAAGCTGGCGCTGAGCAGCGGCGGAGAGGAGGAGGAGCAGCAGACACCCACTGCAGAGCCGCCCACCACCCGCCGCCGCTCCTTCCGGGAGTCCGGCTCCTCCACCCGGCCCAAGCTGAGCCCGCCGGAGCCGCACGCTGTACCCGCTGCTGTGCCTGTCGATGTACCCGCTGCTGCCCCCACACTGCCCAGCGCCGCCACCAGCGCGCCCGCCGGCCTGCCAGAGCTACTGCCTGGACTCACGGTGGAGGACCTGCGGCGCAGATACACACGCACTGCAGGAGTGGCGGAGCTGCTGCGGGACACGCCCACCGCAGAGCATCATGGGAAG GTCCTGCAGGTGGACTTTGAGCTGCCGCGTCCTCAGAGTCGAGTGGAGCTGAAGCCGGAGCCGTTCGGGGTCTATCACAGTCCTCTGCTGGCCTTCAGGTCCTACAG gttcaGTCCTTATTTCCGCACTAAAGAGAAGCTGTCTCTGCGCTCTCTGAGCTTCAGCAACGCCATCGAGCCCAAGAAGAGCTTCTGCCGCTTCGACCTGACCGGCACCTGCAACGCCGACGACTgcgcatg gcagCACATGCGGAACTGCACCCTCTCTGAGAGTCTGCTCTTCCAGGATATCCTGTCCTACTGCctgcctctgattggctgtgATGACAGCAGCTCCGCCAGTGACATCAGCACCGCcacag AGAAATACATGAAGAAGCTGTTCGGGGCCAATAAAGACCGCATGGGGACGGACCAGAAGGCGGTTCTGCTCGTCAGCAAAGTCAACGAGAGGCTCAAacaca TCCCTCCGTTCACCACTCATAAAGCCCAGAGGAGGTGGAGGCCTGAAGCCCAGAGACTGAAGACCCTCCCGGAGGAGGAAGAGCAGCTCACTGTGGGCCTCAGTGCTCCAGCGCGGCACG ACGCTGCAGTGCCGGACCGCCGCTGCTGGACAGATGTGTGTGTCACTCAGGATGATAAGCGCTACTTCGACAGCGAGACGGACGACATCAGCAACCTGGAGACCAGCGTGCTGGagaaccccacacacacacagctgtggatCAAACTGGCCTACAGATACCTCAGCCAGAGGGACAG ctCTGTGTCGGAGTGTCTGGACGCGGCGCTGAACACACTGTCGCGTGCGCTGGAGGATAACGCTGAACACGCAGAGCTCTGGAGTCACTATCTGACTCTGTTCACTCGCCGCGCCAGCAGAGACGAGCTGCAGGAGATGTGTGAGATGGCAGTGGAGCACGCGCCGCACTACAGCGTCTGGTGGAcc tatgtGAGTGTGGAGAGCAGGTTCGAGGGTAAAGATTTCGTCGCTGCTCGTCTGGTGTCTCATCTGCTGGACGCTCCTGATCTCCAGCCGGACCTGCGCTCCTTCCAGTTGCTGGAGACGCTGCTGTACAGAGCTCAGCTGAGTGTGTTCAGCGGACGCACACgctctgccacacacacactcaag atTGCTCTAAACTCCAGCGCTGCGTCTCGGCTGACTCTCCCGCACCGCGCTCTGCTCTGGCTCTCCTTCATCCACCTGCTGGAGCTCCAGCGTCTGCCCTCGTCTCTGTTCGACCCCGCAGACTCCAACCCGTCCCGCACCGTCAGCACAGAGCCCTTCCTCATCCCCTGGAGGCCCgcgcaggacacacacacacctgcggaGCAGCTCATCCAGCTGTTCACAG atgcgcTGGCCCGCTGTACAGATGAGGGTTTGTCCTCCGCTGAGCAGATTCAGGCCTGCTTTCCTCTCCATTCAAACTTCATTCACCTGCTCCAGCACCTGCACAG GTGTGACGAGGCATTAGCGCAGTGTGAGCGTCTGCTAGAGGTGTGCCCCCTCTACTGCCCTCTGCTGGAGGTCACTGCGGCGCTGCAGCCCGATGGAGCCGCTGAGCTGTGGATGAACACACACTCGCAGCACAGCACCAGCGCACACCTGTTCTACCAGCTCAGCAGGTGTCTGCagacacag GGCAAGCTCAGTGTTCTGGAGGATCTGTTCGGCCGCTTCATGCGCTCCCTCTGCCAGTCTGTGCCGGAGCAGATCAGGCCTCTGGATGTCCTGCG acacattctgggggtCCCGACTGATCTGAGGGCACCCGTCCTGAAGGAGGACCTGCAGGAGGAGCTCAAAGACCAGCTGCCCTACCTGCATCTGCTGCActg cCTCTGGCAGGTGGTGTACGGCAATGTTCGAGAGGCTGTGGATGCGTTTGAGAAGGCGTTGGGAGCGGTGACGCAGCTGGAGCTCATTCACACACTCTGGCTGGA CTACCTGTCCTTCAGCCGGCAGCAGGTGTGTTCTCCGCAGCCGAGTGCCCGCGAGCTGAAGATGTTCAGTTCTCTGGTTCTCCGCTGTCTGCAGACGGTGCCCGTGCGGCTCCTGGTGCCCTTCAGCTCTGCGCAGTACTGGAGCAGCTACAGCTTCCACAACCAG GTGGTTTCCTTCTATCTGGGTTGCTTCCCGAAGTCCCAGCATTCCTTGATCCTGGAGAAACTCCAGCACATCATGCCCACCAACACTGATCTGGCTATCAG GTTGCTGCAGCAGGAATGGCAGGATGGaaatattgaacattttaaattGCAGAGCAGAATGTTGTGCAGTAGCTTCCCGACCTGTCTGGCCATCTGGAAAAT GTAA
- the znf276 gene encoding zinc finger protein 276: MRRVTRTSRRETRDRSTGRSSSSFCRLCHGKFSRRRLRQAFAQLQGEACGGVYPLFCADFQQLLGIRMERDPALSQFICTGCHAQFYRCHSILLQFRSRVNLTPPTAHRSGADHSSSQEDISLFRSQMPWDRRCLLGLVSWAHGHAEGCSSCPGLQEVLEGPCGGALRAVWGCGDGHSYVMDTGGAASTHDTDEHGRNTHQQGAALSGSDPLRSADPADPQNHSDTHDAQCSEQTDASETPAPAEDADSELSDRNMLSDEECEEQRKSGSSEDSDPHTDKRSSKRKETKTPEPKTRRKPGPKPGWKNSSKSEREELPTIYKCPHQGCTAVYRGADGMKKHIKEHHEEVRERPCPHPGCNKVFMIDRYLQRHVKLIHTEVRNYICDQCGQTFKQRKHLSVHQMRHSGAKPLQCEVCGFQCRQRASLKYHMTKHKAEADLEFACVICRKRFEKAHNLNVHMSMVHPLMQSAGGATVPADPPLTHT, encoded by the exons ATGAGGAGAGTCACGCGCACGAGCAGGAGAGAAACACGTGACCGCAGCACCG GCAGGTCGAGCAGCAGCTTCTGTCGGCTGTGTCACGGTAAGTTCTCGCGGCGGCGTCTGCGGCAGGCGTTCGCGCAGCTGCAGGGTGAGGCGTGCGGTGGGGTGTACCCGCTCTTCTGCGCAGACTTCCAGCAGCTGCTCGGCATCCGCATGGAGCGAGACCCCGCCCTCTCCCAGTTCATCTGCACCGGCTGCCACGCCCAGTTCTACCGCTGCCACAGCATCCTGCTGCAGTTCCGGAGCCGAGTCAACCTGACGCCACCGACCGCCCacag GAGCGGCGCTGACCACTCGTCCTCACAGGAGGACATCAGCCTCTTCC GCTCTCAGATGCCGTGGGACCGCCGCTGTCTGCTCGGCCTGGTGTCCTGGGCTCACGGTCACGCTGAAGGCTGCAGCTCCTGCCCCGGCCTGCAGGAGGTGCTGGAGGGTCCGTGCGGCGGCGCTCTGAGGGCGGTGTGGGGCTGCGGGGACGGACACAGCTACGTGATGGACACCGGCGGCGCTGCGTCCACACATGACACCGATGAACACGGAAGAAACACACACCAGCAGGGGGCAGCGCTGAGCGGCAGCGACCCACTGAGATCAGCTGACCCTGCAGACCCACAGAATCACAGCGACACACACG acgcACAGTGCAGTGAGCAGACAGACGCTTCAGAAACACCAGCGCCGGCGGAGGATGCAGACAGTGAGCTCTCagacag gaacATGCTGAGTGATGAGGAGTGTGAAGAGCAGAGGAAGAGCGGCTCATCTGAAGACTCTGATCCCCACACTGACAAacg CTCCTCCAAGAGGAAAGAGACGAAGACTCCAGAACCCAAAACCAGGAGGAAACCTGGACCCAAACCCGGCTGGAAGAACAGCAGCAAGTCTGAGCG agaggaGCTGCCCACCATCTACAAGTGCCCTCATCAGGGCTGTACAGCAGTGTACAGAGGAGCCGATGGCATGAAG aagCACATTAAGGAGCACCATGAGGAGGTGCGCGAGCGGCCCTGCCCTCACCCCGGCTGCAACAAGGTGTTCATGATCGACAGATACCTGCAGAGACACGTCAAGCTCATACAcacag AGGTCAGGAACTACATCTGTGATCAGTGCGGACAGACCTTCAAGCAGAGGAAACACCTGTCAGTGCATCAGATGAGGCACTCTGGAGCCAAACCActgca gtgtgaGGTGTGTGGGTTCCAGTGTCGTCAGCGAGCGTCTCTGAAGTATCACATGACCAAGCACAAGGCGGAGGCGGATCTGGAGTTCGCGTGTGTGATCTGCAGGAAACGCTTCGAGAAGGCGCACAACCTCAACGTACACATGTCCATGGTGCACCCGCTGATGCAGAGCGCCGGCGGTGCAACCGTCCCTGCGGACCCGCCGCTCAcacacacctga
- the LOC130219155 gene encoding Fanconi anemia group A protein, with the protein MLSSTADAEQPTHTSVTALLARRSLKRPRDDDEEQLQESCVNLLMRNQNTSLLLQEMTAQQRISSAGLELHTHMQTAALEDELRRLSQLTDVPLSLLCVRVVTEALQDRISHTDHVLLSAEQRAEVCVLLKSAQALMSAGLFSAELLWQEYWRTQPILEVVYHLHTHSILTLDLLLDRDAAVSSWISDQLKALCVSMKNTEEEQQLQKHMLDTVVCVLVRRAFEDCTHKHSQTCVFILDSMLTWLLDSLNDKDTETSSASVWIQVFDASVFGVCVSEDTLRQFFTHTLTRVLTHRPVFTVSDAIAVQSDWSFAKTPALLTALFRKLCVLFSVQCVLAQLQQVLETHEVNWRLILSCVSHLLVFDCQTQSCLSEVLRALLSSAFLLFDVEQMISVFLLVRQAALEGPAVFRSYSDWFKLSFAGASGAHAKSKKTTVFLLKFLSDLVPFEPPQYLKVHVLHPPFVSGKHRSVLQEYVSLARTRLRDLKVSLEESGIFEVVNGSAGAPACGAQQDVEKAVTLFINTGKIPATVIEASIFRRPYFMSRFLPALLSPRVLPPQADSRMSFIEALRRAEKIPAALYCSYTESCQRETHTLREGVCDSSDGGHLMVLQDQFQCLRRIICDGAADGEVCAQLSRISLTLNNIGADEDTGTDVITLNLLSADWTHATLANLILQSFCLCLLDSAKISPPNRQGSWACVLVKALLAHRWLISALLHRLWDLLQNQGEALSAAHVLGLSALHVELHHCRSVCPPVQLLPSADARCVSECVCDALSCCTDTHMHTCLRFCVSVLSYGLCRATAQAEELHVFIPHTLFKKAQFVMSRLVPETRALLIGGLDSESPSAPAGGLQESAVALWRNTHIRALRRQPDYQLSFSDWLTAELQVQRSRDALTDAERQEFQQWACELYYLPMAAADGGCGGDVTQSCARIITALLDQHTLSQAAGTHGHTDSCLPDLLSLLQALLYEAAVTPQKTPDDTHHFLWDLIESRCSVTPDPQCIAEQLRYQQTLQNISRVVCVLPAALLIRVDTGGSALDCRRIIKHITDVQMRTCVPDALLSCKLTTLFLKAIVSGSVSCRSPADAVNECVCVFSTRCPLLLLSAVRWWARVSSVLVCQWRRLTAGETLPDQLQMLEDTHCWSARVCGGLSSSTPAAPSWLLAAALQASLQHSDPTAALAQLDHTHTQVLLFLFLYSVIELISAHLSQQECVERVRGVCVCLLTRLQGHSDWLLLFDQSGSDHELCEFRARVISHHALRLLPLAFYSVLCAVDSQLLQGLVSSPGFLHSAGVSYRKLSELYLSAESAGRPQVLLDARRVLLSSISLSSPDCLTCAQRKQLQSELEQLDAEMAAAFSGKHTSTSALTQT; encoded by the exons ATGTTGAGCTCCACAGCAGACGCGGAACAGCCCACACACACCTCTGTCACGGCCCTGCTCG cgcgCAGATCACTAAAGAGACCcagagatgatgatgaagagcagCTGCAGGAGTCCTGTGTGAATCTGCTGATGAGGAATCAGAACACATCACTACTGCTGCAGGAGATGACG GCTCAGCAGAGGATCAGCAGTGCAGGTCTGGagctccacacacacatgcagacggCGGCGCTGG aggacGAGCTGCGCAGACTCTCTCAGCTGACGGATGtccctctctctctgctgtgTGTGAGGGTTGTGACTGAAGCTCTGCAGGATCGAATCTCACACACTGATCACGTGCTGCTGAGCGCTGAACAGAGG GCTGAGGTGTGTGTGTTGCTGAAGTCTGCTCAAGCGCTGATGTCTGCAGGATTATTCAGTGCTGAACTCCTGTGGCAGGAGTACTGGAGGactcag CCGATCCTGGAGGTTGTGTATCATCTACACACTCACAGTATCCTCACACTGGATCTCCTGCTGGACag agacgCTGCTGTGAGCTCCTGGATCTCGGATCAGCTGAAGGCTCTGTGTGTCTCTATGAAGAACACAGAAGAAGAACAGCAGctgcagaaacacatgctggacA ctgTGGTGTGTGTCCTGGTCAGGAGGGCTTTTGAAGACTGCACTCATAAACACTCTCAGACGTGTGTCTTCATTCTGGACTCCATGCTGacct gGCTGCTGGACTCACTGAATGATAAAGACACAGAAACATCGTCTGCTTCAGTCTG GATTCAGGTGTTTGACGCATcagtgtttggtgtgtgtgtttctgaagacACACTGCGGCagttcttcacacacacactcacacgtgtTCTCACACACCGGCCCGTGTTCACAG tgtcaGATGCCATCGCTGTACAGAGTGACTGGAGCTTTGCTAAAACCCCTGCGCTGCTGACGGCTCTCTTCCGGAAG ctgtgTGTGTTGTTCAGTGTGCAGTGTGTGTTGGCTCAGCTCCAGCAGGTGTTGGAGACTCATGAGGTGAACTGGCGTCTGATCCTGAGCTGTGTGTCTCATCTGCTGGTGTTTGACTGTCAGACTCAGAGCTGTCtctcag aggtgCTGCGTGCGCTCCTCAGCTCGGCGTTCCTCCTCTTCGATGTGGAGCAGATGATCAGTGTGTTCCTGCTGGTGCGGCAGGCGGCTCTCGAGGGTCCAGCGGTGTTCCGGTCCTACAGCGACTGGTTTAAG CTGTCGTTTGCTGGAGCGAGCGGCGCTCACGCTAAGAGCAAGAAGACCACTGTGTTCCTGCTCAAGTTCCTGTCAGACCTGGTGCCGTTTGAGCCGCCGCAGTACCTgaag gtTCATGTCCTGCATCCTCCGTTCGTCTCTGGGAAGCACCGCTCTGTGCTGCAGGAGTACGTCAGCCTCGCCAGGACCCGCCTCCGAGATCTGAAG gtgtctCTAGAGGAGTCTGGCATCTTTGAGGTGGTGAACGGCTCTGCTGGCGCTCCTGCG TGCGGGGCTCAGCAGGATGTGGAGAAGGCCGTCACACTCTTCATCAACACCGGGAAGATCCCAGCTACAGTCATAGAGGCCAG tatCTTCAGGAGGCCGTACTTCATGTCTCGGTTTCTCCCAGCGCTGCTCTCGCCCCGGGTG CTTCCTCCTCAAGCAGACAGCAGAATGTCCTTCATCGAGGCCCTGAGGAG AGCGGAGAAGATCCCGGCGGCGCTCTACTGCTCCTACACCGAGTCCTgtcagagagagacacacacactcagagaag gtgTGTGTGATTCCAGTGATGGAGGTCATCTGATGGTTCTCCAGGATCAGTTCCAGTGTCTGAGGAGAATCATATGTGATGGAGCTGCTGATGGAg aagtGTGTGCTCAGCTCTCCAGGATCTCTCTGACTCTGAACAACATCGGCGCTGATGAGGACACAGGAACTGATGTCATCACCCTCAACCTGCTCTCAGCTGATTGGACGCACGCCACG CTCGCCAATCTGATCCTCCAGAGCTTCTGTCTGTGTTTACTGGACTCAGCTAAGATCAGTCCTCCAAACag gcagGGCTCGTGGGCGTGTGTGTTGGTCAAGGCTCTTCTTGCGCACAGATGGCTGATCTCAGCTCTTCTACACAGACTGTGGGACCTGCTGCAGAACCAG ggcGAGGCTCTGAGCGCCGCTCATGTGTTGGGTTTGTCTGCTCTGCATGTGGAGCTGCATCACTGCCGGAGTGTGTGTCCTCCTGTGCAGCTGCTGCCGTCTGCAGACGCTCgctgtgtgtctgagtgtgtgtgtgacgctCTGAGCTGCTGCacggacacacacatgcacacctgccTCAG gttctGTGTGTCGGTTCTCTCCTACGGTCTCTGCAGAGCCACCGCTCAGGCTGAAGAGCTGCACGTCTTCATCCCACACACACTCTTCAAGAAG gctcaGTTTGTGATGTCTCGGCTGGTTCCGGAGACCCGAGCGCTGCTGATTGGTGGACTGGACTCTGAGTCTCCGTCTGCCCCCGCTGGAGGACTGCAGGAGTCGGCTGTGGCTctgtggagaaacacacacatacgagCGCTGAGGAGACAGCCTGACTATCag CTCTCCTTCTCTGATTGGCTCACAGCTGAACTACAGGTCCAGCGGAGCCGAGACGCACTCACTGATGCTGAGag gcagGAGTTCCAGCAGTGGGCCTGTGAGCTCTACTATCTGCCCATGGCTGCAGCAGACGGCGGCTGTGGAGGAGACGTTACTCAGAGCTGCGCTCGCATCATCACTGCGCTTCTGGACCAGCACACACT gtcacAGGCCGCAGGaacacatggacacacagacaGCTGTCTGCCAGACCTGCTGTCGCTCCTACAG GCGCTGCTGTATGAAGCGGCCGTCACTCCGCAGAAGACTCCAGATGACACGCATCACTTCCTCTGGGACCTGATTGAGAGCAGGTGCTCTGTGACCCCTGACCCCCAGTGCATCGCAGAGCAGCTCAGATACCAGCAGACGCTCCAGAACATCAgccg tGTGGTGTGTGTGCTTCCTGCTGCTCTGCTGATCAGGGTTGACACTGGCGGATCAGCTCTGGACTGCAGGAGGATCATCAAACACATCACTGATGTGCAG atgcgGACGTGTGTTCCTGACGCTCTGCTGTCCTGCAAACTGACCACACTCTTCCTCAAA gccaTAGTGAGCGGCAGTGTGAGCTGTAGATCTCCGGCTGACGCAgtgaacgagtgtgtgtgtgtgttcagcactCGGTGTCCTCTGCTTCTCCTGTCCGCTGTG cGCTGGTGGGCGCGTGTGTCCTCTGTGCTGGTGTGTCAGTGGAGGCGTCTCACCGCTGGAGAAACTCTGCCTGATCAGCTGCAGATGCTGGAGGACACACACTGCTGGAGCGCAcg tgtgTGTGGCGGTCTGTCTTCCTCGACTCCAGCGGCTCCATCATGGCTGCTGGCTGCAGCTCTACAGGCTTCACTGCAGCACTCAGACCCCACAGCAGCTCTCGCTCAgctggaccacacacacacacag GTGCTGCTCTTCCTGTTCCTCTACAGTGTAATAGAGCTGATCTCTGCACACCTCAGCCaacag gagtGTGTGGAGCGTgtcagaggagtgtgtgtgtgtctcctcacTCGTCTTCAGggtcattctgattggctgctgctgttcgatcagtcaggatcag ATCACGAGCTGTGTGAGTTCAGGGCGCGTGTGATTTCCCATCATGCCCTGCGCCTGCTGCCGCTGGCCTTCTACAG tgttctGTGTGCGGTGGACTCGCAGCTCCTCCAGGGATTGGTCAGTTCTCCAGGATTCCTCCACAGCGCCGGTGTCTCCTACAGGAAGCTGAGCGAGCTGTACCTGAGTGCTGAGAGCGCAGGCCGaccgcag gtgctGCTGGACGCGCGGCGTGTTCTCCTGAGCAGCATCTCTCTGAGTTCTCCCGACTGCCTGACGTGTGCTCAGAGGAAGCAG ctgCAGTCTGAGTTGGAGCAGCTGGACGCAGAGATGGCAGCGGCGTTCAGCGGGAAACACACCAGCACCAGCGCACtcacacaaacatga